The following are from one region of the Lacinutrix sp. Bg11-31 genome:
- a CDS encoding response regulator transcription factor: protein MDEQEKKILLVEDDPNFGTVLKDYLMMNDYAVVHAKNGMEGFEKFKKDDYDLCILDVMMPYKDGFTLAKEIREKNADVPIIFLTAKAMKEDVLKGYKVGADDYLNKPFDSEVLLMKIKAIMTRKATDTVADSKQFDFEIGHFHLNSKLRFLTYKGGEAVKLSPKENELLRLLALHENDLMPRELALTKIWRDDNYFTSRSMDVYIAKLRKYLKVDDKVEILNIHGEGFRLVVNPD from the coding sequence ATGGACGAACAAGAAAAGAAAATATTATTAGTAGAGGACGATCCAAATTTTGGAACAGTTTTAAAGGATTATTTAATGATGAATGACTACGCAGTTGTCCATGCTAAAAATGGTATGGAAGGCTTCGAAAAGTTTAAAAAAGACGATTACGACCTTTGTATCTTAGACGTTATGATGCCTTATAAAGACGGTTTTACACTTGCTAAAGAAATTAGAGAGAAAAATGCAGATGTGCCAATTATTTTTCTAACTGCAAAAGCAATGAAAGAAGATGTGCTTAAAGGTTATAAAGTAGGAGCAGACGATTATCTTAATAAACCTTTTGACAGTGAAGTGCTTTTAATGAAAATTAAAGCAATCATGACAAGAAAGGCAACAGATACAGTTGCAGATAGCAAACAATTTGATTTTGAAATTGGGCATTTTCACCTTAATTCGAAATTAAGATTCCTTACTTATAAAGGTGGTGAAGCTGTAAAATTATCTCCAAAAGAAAACGAATTATTACGTTTATTAGCTTTACATGAAAACGATTTAATGCCAAGAGAACTAGCATTAACAAAAATATGGAGAGACGATAATTACTTTACATCAAGAAGTATGGATGTTTATATTGCAAAATTGCGTAAATATTTAAAAGTAGACGATAAAGTAGAAATACTAAATATTCATGGTGAAGGCTTTAGACTTGTTGTAAACCCTGACTAA
- a CDS encoding sensor histidine kinase KdpD codes for MSKKVFFVLAILMSLSLIGIIFVQSYYISNSVSNKEDNFNFNVKQALSKVSKNVEYEEFRDYFNKIRPLIAQDVDVIKDTTAIRNLYVRQEDQARNETLVYSYGILEENYKLSPALFDIGLDTISIKKIISKKETKVFKANDIDGNLNNNEVFAKYSNTEKFLIDDYYKDFAYTIPIHQRITKEKLNRLLTFELQHFDIGIDYEFAIYSSDLATKIQTDNFELEDQVTMEVPIFSEDNGNYNYRLLVNFPDRNKFIWSSVIGMLGLSVLFTSIIIIAFVTALSQIIKQRQIAEIKTDFINNMTHEFKTPIATINLALDSIKNPKIIDDKEKVKRYLQMIREENKRMHAQVENVLRISKLEKNELNISKEGISLHDLIEDAISHVELIVEDRQGHIETELKATKSSVLANETHFINVLVNILDNAIKYSPEAPKITVETVNVGNNILVNIKDEGSGMSKAAVKRVFEKFYREHTGNIHNVKGHGLGLSYVKRIVEDHSGHISVTSEKGKGSAFTIKLPLIS; via the coding sequence ATGAGTAAAAAAGTGTTTTTTGTACTAGCAATCTTAATGAGCTTGTCTCTTATAGGTATCATATTTGTGCAAAGCTACTATATTTCTAATTCTGTAAGTAATAAGGAAGATAACTTCAACTTTAATGTTAAGCAGGCCTTAAGCAAAGTTTCTAAAAATGTGGAATATGAAGAATTTAGAGATTATTTTAATAAGATAAGACCATTAATAGCTCAAGATGTTGACGTTATAAAAGATACAACAGCAATACGTAATCTTTATGTTAGACAAGAAGACCAAGCTAGAAACGAAACACTCGTTTATAGTTATGGAATCTTAGAAGAAAATTATAAATTATCTCCAGCGCTCTTTGACATAGGTTTAGATACTATTAGTATTAAAAAAATTATTAGTAAAAAGGAAACTAAAGTCTTTAAAGCAAATGATATTGATGGTAACCTTAATAATAATGAAGTTTTTGCTAAATATAGTAATACTGAAAAATTCTTGATTGATGATTATTATAAAGATTTTGCATACACAATACCAATACATCAGCGAATAACAAAAGAAAAACTAAACAGATTACTTACTTTTGAACTACAGCATTTTGATATTGGTATAGATTATGAGTTCGCTATTTACAGTAGTGATTTAGCAACAAAAATACAGACAGATAATTTTGAGTTAGAAGACCAAGTAACAATGGAAGTGCCAATTTTTTCTGAAGATAATGGAAATTATAATTACCGTTTGCTAGTCAATTTTCCAGATCGAAATAAGTTTATATGGTCTTCTGTAATTGGTATGTTGGGTTTATCTGTTTTGTTTACTTCAATAATAATTATTGCATTTGTAACAGCGTTATCACAGATTATAAAGCAACGCCAGATTGCTGAAATTAAAACAGATTTTATTAATAACATGACGCATGAGTTTAAAACGCCTATCGCAACTATAAACCTGGCTTTAGATTCTATTAAGAATCCAAAAATTATAGATGATAAAGAGAAGGTTAAACGCTATTTACAGATGATACGTGAAGAAAATAAACGTATGCATGCACAAGTAGAGAATGTACTAAGGATATCTAAACTTGAAAAAAATGAGTTAAACATTAGTAAGGAAGGTATTAGTTTACACGACTTAATAGAAGATGCTATCTCTCATGTAGAATTAATTGTAGAAGATAGACAAGGACATATAGAGACAGAACTTAAAGCAACTAAGTCTTCTGTACTAGCAAATGAAACGCATTTTATTAATGTTTTGGTAAACATTTTAGACAATGCTATTAAATACTCGCCAGAGGCCCCAAAAATTACTGTAGAAACAGTAAACGTTGGAAATAATATTCTGGTTAATATAAAAGATGAAGGTAGCGGAATGAGTAAAGCTGCCGTAAAACGTGTTTTCGAAAAGTTTTATAGAGAACACACAGGAAATATACATAATGTAAAAGGTCATGGTTTAGGCTTATCTTATGTAAAAAGAATTGTAGAAGACCACAGTGGTCACATATCAGTAACAAGTGAAAAAGGAAAAGGAAGTGCTTTCACGATAAAACTTCCGTTAATATCATAA
- the coaE gene encoding dephospho-CoA kinase (Dephospho-CoA kinase (CoaE) performs the final step in coenzyme A biosynthesis.), whose translation MITVGLTGGIGSGKTTVAKAFEALGIPIYIADDEAKKLMNTSKVLKRKLIALFGEVAYKDNKLNRPYLAKAIFNNKALLEKMNAIVHPKVGKHFIKWKNKQEAPYVIKEAAILFENGSYKNYDYIITVTAPEKTRIERVLKRDNASIEKVKAIIANQWKDELKVSLSDFVIVNTNLDTTKKEVLNTHKKLLKKANKF comes from the coding sequence ATGATAACAGTAGGACTTACAGGAGGAATAGGAAGTGGTAAAACCACAGTTGCTAAAGCATTTGAAGCTTTAGGGATACCAATATATATAGCAGATGATGAAGCTAAAAAACTAATGAATACCTCTAAAGTTCTTAAGCGAAAACTAATTGCGCTTTTTGGTGAAGTTGCTTATAAAGACAATAAATTAAATAGACCTTATTTAGCAAAAGCTATTTTTAATAATAAAGCTTTATTAGAAAAAATGAATGCGATAGTGCACCCAAAAGTTGGAAAGCATTTTATAAAATGGAAAAACAAACAAGAAGCACCATACGTTATAAAGGAAGCTGCTATTCTTTTTGAAAATGGAAGTTATAAAAACTACGATTATATTATTACAGTTACTGCGCCAGAAAAAACACGTATAGAACGCGTTTTAAAACGCGATAATGCAAGCATAGAAAAAGTAAAAGCAATTATTGCTAACCAATGGAAAGATGAACTAAAAGTTAGCCTTTCGGACTTTGTAATTGTAAATACTAACCTCGATACTACAAAAAAAGAGGTTTTAAACACGCACAAGAAACTCTTAAAAAAAGCAAATAAATTTTAA
- a CDS encoding CdaR family protein produces MSLVTSTIKNFLRSRKLNVFLIFFMLAFFILVLARLSASYTNTVKFNVALKNIPDEMIVLNDSSNTLNFTMTTDGFEWMKYYIKTPSVEIDFKNEVKKADSLYVWSLSRGYAGINGQFNKDIVVKTINPDTLLFKVDINAVKTIPVIPNLNISYSPGYNVLNAIVAVPDSIKIIGPESLLSKINSIETKVLNRNAVNKPFSTQLALKLETLDSQINVKTKTVSINIKAEKFTEGTLSLPINIINVPNNVKVNYFPKTINLSYYTSLESYNTIDINDFEVVCDFKEHNSKSSYLTPKLIKSPKAIKTFRLHEQKIEYIISE; encoded by the coding sequence ATGTCTTTAGTCACAAGTACAATAAAAAACTTTCTAAGAAGTAGGAAACTTAATGTGTTTCTAATCTTTTTTATGCTCGCTTTTTTTATTTTGGTGTTGGCTAGGCTTTCAGCAAGTTATACAAATACAGTTAAGTTTAATGTAGCGTTAAAGAATATTCCTGACGAAATGATAGTGCTTAACGATTCGTCTAATACATTAAATTTCACCATGACAACAGATGGTTTCGAGTGGATGAAATACTATATAAAAACACCTTCTGTTGAAATTGATTTTAAAAATGAAGTTAAAAAAGCCGATTCTCTGTACGTGTGGTCATTGTCTAGAGGTTATGCAGGTATTAATGGCCAGTTTAACAAAGACATTGTTGTAAAAACCATTAATCCAGATACGCTTTTATTTAAAGTAGATATTAATGCTGTAAAAACGATACCAGTTATACCAAACTTAAACATTAGCTATAGTCCAGGTTATAATGTTTTAAATGCTATAGTTGCAGTACCAGATTCTATAAAGATAATAGGCCCAGAATCTCTACTTTCTAAAATTAATAGTATTGAAACCAAAGTGTTAAACAGGAATGCCGTTAATAAGCCTTTTAGCACACAATTAGCGTTAAAGTTAGAGACTCTAGATTCTCAAATTAATGTAAAAACTAAAACAGTTAGTATTAATATTAAAGCAGAGAAATTTACTGAAGGCACTCTTAGTTTGCCCATAAATATTATTAATGTCCCAAATAATGTGAAGGTTAATTATTTTCCTAAGACTATTAATTTATCATACTATACAAGTTTGGAAAGTTATAACACTATCGATATAAACGATTTTGAAGTTGTTTGCGATTTTAAAGAACATAATAGCAAATCGTCTTATTTAACACCTAAATTAATAAAATCTCCAAAAGCTATTAAAACATTTCGCTTACACGAACAGAAAATAGAATATATAATTTCAGAATGA